In one Conger conger chromosome 5, fConCon1.1, whole genome shotgun sequence genomic region, the following are encoded:
- the alg3 gene encoding dol-P-Man:Man(5)GlcNAc(2)-PP-Dol alpha-1,3-mannosyltransferase — translation MAGGAKKKSTGQVSRVWGTLRTLWQEKHLILFKAEYTFLVAAVLWFLEIGINIWVIRKVAYTEIDWKAYMDEVEGVINGTYDYTQLKGDTGPLVYPAGFVYIFTVLYYVTDHGVNIRMGQYLFAMFYLVNLLLVFRIYHRTQKVPPYVFFFVCCASYRIHSIFVLRLFNDPVAMMLLFAAVNLFLDGRWMLGCGLYSLAVSVKMNVLLFAPGLLFILLWEFGLLKTLPKLCLCAAIQVLLALPFLLENPVGYLSRAFDLGRQFLFQWTVNWRFLPEEVFLSRHFHLALLGAHLLTLLLFTFRRWKRPGESIMALLKDPADREQPSPKLSANQMTLVLFTSNFIGMCFSRSLHYQFYVWYFHTLPYLLWSGGVKKLAHLLRVLILGLIELSWNTYPSTVYSSVALHVCHFIILASLWLSSPMPSHQGGDGESQEKPKRL, via the exons ATGGCTGGAGGTGCAAAGAAGAAATCAACCGGTCAAGTGTCTCGCGTATGGGGGACTCTTCGTACATTATGGCAGGAGAAgcatttgattttattcaaAGCCGAATACACTTTCCTGGTGGCTGCAGTTCTTTGGTTCTTGGAAATCGGAATAAATATTTGGGTTATACGCAAGGTAGCAT ACACGGAGATCGACTGGAAAGCTTACATGGACGAAGTGGAAGGTGTCATCAACGGCACCTATGACTACACCCAACTTAAAGGAGATACGGGGCCGCTGGT GTACCCAGCTGGATTTGTGTACATCTTCACGGTGCTCTACTATGTCACTGATCACGGCGTGAATATTCGGATGGGGCAGTATCTCTTCGCCATGTTCTACCTGGTCAATCTTCTGCTTGTGTTCCGCATTTACCACCGTACTCAAAAG GTTCCCCCCTacgtgtttttctttgtttgctgTGCCTCTTACCGCATTCACTCCATCTTTGTCCTCCGACTCTTCAACGACCCCGTAGCCATGATGCTGCTTTTCGCTGCAGTGAACCTCTTCTTGGACGGTCGCTGGATGCTGGGTTGTGGGCTGTACAG TTTAGCAGTGTCTGTGAAGATGAATGTGCTCCTCTTCGCCCCCGGACTCCTCTTCATCCTGCTCTGGGAGTTTGGCCTCCTGAAGACCCTGCCCAAGCTCTGCCTGTGTGCGGCCATACAG GTGCTGCTAGCCCTGCCGTTCCTGCTGGAGAACCCTGTGGGCTACCTCAGCCGGGCCTTTGACTTGGGCCGGCAGTTCCTCTTCCAGTGGACCGTGAACTGGCGCTTCCTGCCTGAAGAGGTGTTCCTCAGCCGCCATTTTCACCTCGCCCTGTTGGGGGCGCACCTGCTCACCCTGCTGCTTTTCACATTCCGCCGCTGGAAGAG GCCTGGAGAGAGTATAATGGCACTGCTGAAGGATCCAGCTGACAGAGAGCAGCCCTCACCAAAACTGAGTGCTAAT CAGATGACTTTGGTCCTGTTTACCTCCAACTTCATCGGCATGTGTTTCAGCCGCTCGCTGCACTACCAGTTCTACGTGTGGTACTTCCACACCTTGCCCTACCTGCTGTGGAGTGGCGGGGTGAAGAAGCTGGCGCACTTACTGAG GGTCCTCATCTTGGGGCTCATCGAGCTGTCTTGGAACACGTACCCCTCCACCGTCTACAGCTCCGTTGCCCTGCACGTCTGCCACTTCATCATACTGGCCTCCCTCTGGCTGTCTTCCCCCATGCCTAGCCACCAGGGCGGCGACGGAGAGTCTCAGGAAAAGCCCAAACGGCTGTGA
- the camk2n1a gene encoding calcium/calmodulin-dependent protein kinase II inhibitor 1a, protein MSEVLPYSEGKMSGYGADSEVSQMSFSCGLQDTNAFFGASQGKRPPKLGQIGRAKRVVIEDDRIDEVLKGMTDKSSPGV, encoded by the exons ATGTCCGAGGTTTTGCCATACAGCGAGGGGAAAATGAGCGGCTATGGAGCAGACAGCGAAGTCAGTCAAATGTCATTCAGCTGTGGGCTGCAAGACACTAACGCCTTCTTCGGAGCATCGCAGGGGAAAAGACCCCCAAAACTTGGACAGATTGGCAGAGCTAAACGAG TGGTCATCGAAGACGACCGGATAGACGAGGTTCTGAAGGGAATGACGGACAAATCGTCACCTGGCGTTTAA